A single window of Aquarana catesbeiana isolate 2022-GZ linkage group LG10, ASM4218655v1, whole genome shotgun sequence DNA harbors:
- the LOC141109887 gene encoding olfactory receptor 5AP2-like, which yields MDHNYTTVTEFILIGLSEIAELQVLIFMVFLMIYIITVIGNLSIILAYLFSRNLHTPMYFLLTNFSFLETCYISVNIPKMLSNLLFENKTISFYGCAIQVYSFGVCGGTECYLLVAMAYDRYSAICHPLLYSIIMKRMVCIRLLIGSYLVGSANSLLHTILTFTLPFCGSNNINHIFCDIPPILTLACADTRINQIVIFVTSICVVVGSFLLIVVSYIYIIMAIVRINSTSGRKKAFSTCTSHFMVVTIFYGSVMFMYLKPESSNAIVQDKLVAVMYTVIAPLLNPFIYSLRNRDVRMALVKMYHRLVASKKHLAES from the coding sequence ATGGACCATAACTACACAACTGTGACAGAATTCATTCTCATTGGACTTTCGGAAATTGCGGAACTCCAAGTTTTAATTTTTATGGTGTTTTTAATGATTTACATTATTACTGTAATTGGAAACCTAAGTATTATTTTAGCTTATCTATTTAGCCGAAATCTTCACACTCCTATGTACTTTTTACTCACTAATTTTTCTTTTCTTGAAACTTGTTACATTTCAGTCAATATTCCAAAGATGCTTTCTAACTTGTTATTTGAGAATAAGACCATTTCTTTCTATGGCTGTGCTATACAAGTCTATAGCTTTGGAGTCTGTGGTGGGACAGAGTGTTACTTACTAGTGGCAATGGCATATGACCGGTATAGTGCAATATGTCACCCTCTTTTATATAGCATCATAATGAAAAGAATGGTTTGTATTCGACTTCTCATCGGATCTTATTTGGTTGGCTCAGCAAATTCTCTGCTGCATACAATTCTTACATTCACTTTGCCTTTTTGTGGTTCTAATAACATCAATCACATTTTTTGTGACATTCCACCAATATTAACCTTAGCATGTGCAGACACCAGGATTAATCAGATTGTTATTTTTGTGACCAGTATCTGTGTTGTGGTTGGTTCATTTTTATTAATTGTGGtatcttatatatatattataatggctATTGTTAGAATTAATTCTACATCCGGTAGAAAGAAAGCTTTTTCCACTTGTACTTCACACTTTATGGTGGTTACTATATTTTATGGTTCTGTTATGTTTATGTACTTAAAGCCTGAATCGAGCAATGCCATTGTCCAGGACAAGTTGGTGGCAGTCATGTATACAGTTATTGCACCTCTGTTAAACCCTTTTATCTACAGTCTAAGGAACAGAGACGTCAGAATGGCTCTTGTTAAAATGTATCATAGGCTGGTGGCATCTAAGAAGCATTTAGCAGAGTCTTGA